In Priestia megaterium NBRC 15308 = ATCC 14581, the following proteins share a genomic window:
- a CDS encoding YjcZ family sporulation protein translates to MLGYGGYGCGGSNKGFVLLIVLFILLVIIGCSCGGW, encoded by the coding sequence ATGTTGGGTTATGGTGGATATGGCTGTGGCGGTTCTAATAAAGGTTTTGTGTTATTAATCGTACTGTTCATTTTATTAGTTATTATCGGCTGCAGCTGTGGCGGCTGGTAA
- a CDS encoding YkyA family protein: MKCIGRYIVIGIAAMSLAGCAEGSSPELEVYNGLEKVVAQEKQFADQQKPLADLEQQENAIYDQIIELGIKDKKKIKNKAQKAQQLLDERESKLQKEEKSISASQKQFEATEPKIQKLEDGKAKEEALELSSLMKKRYKAYQSLHDAYLHSIELDRQLYKLFEKDNVKLENLETQIASINATYKEVEKKKEAFNTLTADYNKAKEDFYNKTKLKVKNSEDK; encoded by the coding sequence ATGAAATGCATCGGAAGATATATAGTTATCGGCATTGCTGCTATGTCACTAGCAGGATGTGCAGAGGGCTCATCGCCTGAGCTTGAGGTATATAATGGATTAGAAAAAGTGGTAGCACAAGAAAAGCAATTTGCTGATCAGCAAAAACCGTTAGCAGATTTAGAACAGCAAGAAAATGCGATATACGACCAAATTATTGAGCTAGGGATTAAAGATAAAAAGAAAATAAAAAATAAAGCACAAAAAGCGCAGCAGTTATTAGATGAGCGTGAAAGTAAATTACAAAAAGAAGAAAAAAGCATCAGCGCTTCGCAAAAACAATTTGAAGCGACAGAGCCGAAGATCCAAAAACTAGAGGATGGCAAAGCAAAAGAAGAGGCGCTTGAACTATCTTCATTAATGAAGAAGCGTTATAAGGCGTACCAGTCCTTACATGATGCCTATCTTCATTCCATTGAATTAGATCGTCAGCTATATAAGCTCTTTGAAAAAGACAATGTGAAATTAGAGAATCTTGAAACACAAATCGCTTCGATCAATGCTACTTATAAAGAAGTTGAAAAGAAAAAAGAAGCGTTTAACACATTAACAGCTGACTATAACAAAGCCAAAGAGGATTTTTATAACAAAACGAAGTTAAAGGTGAAAAATAGCGAGGATAAATAA